A genomic stretch from Achromobacter spanius includes:
- a CDS encoding GntR family transcriptional regulator, which produces MPARKLFSRSPQPLYLQAAALFRSHIQNRTWRPGQQIPPLESLMETYGISRATIRQAFGLLEQDGLIRRSRGSGTFVNAELPETPTLLIPKTWAETVELSNQLGTVSLVESSADSPLPDTLGMPCEADRGGLFQYLRRVHTTDAGPFCYSEVFLESGLFRKHRTRIQKSTVAPVLDQFYGTRISEARQVLNVIEAGQESAESLQIPVSSPVAELRRYACIDGRVVYFARLEFPFRKVRMEFDLLAQR; this is translated from the coding sequence ATGCCCGCCCGCAAGCTCTTTTCGCGCAGCCCCCAGCCGCTTTACCTGCAAGCGGCGGCGCTGTTCCGCAGCCATATCCAGAACCGCACGTGGCGGCCAGGGCAACAGATCCCGCCGCTTGAGTCGCTGATGGAAACCTATGGCATCTCGCGGGCGACCATCCGTCAGGCGTTCGGCCTGTTGGAGCAGGACGGCCTGATCCGGCGTTCGCGCGGGTCGGGCACGTTCGTGAATGCGGAACTGCCGGAAACCCCCACGCTGCTGATCCCCAAGACCTGGGCCGAAACCGTGGAACTGAGCAATCAGCTGGGCACGGTGTCCTTGGTGGAATCCAGCGCCGATTCCCCGCTGCCCGACACACTGGGCATGCCTTGCGAGGCGGATCGCGGCGGGCTGTTCCAGTACCTGCGACGCGTGCACACCACGGATGCCGGCCCCTTCTGCTACAGCGAAGTGTTCCTGGAAAGCGGGCTGTTTCGCAAGCATCGCACCCGCATTCAGAAAAGCACGGTGGCGCCCGTGCTGGACCAGTTCTACGGCACCCGCATCAGCGAAGCGCGGCAGGTGCTGAACGTGATCGAAGCCGGTCAGGAATCGGCCGAATCCTTGCAGATTCCCGTGTCGTCGCCCGTTGCCGAGCTGCGCCGCTATGCCTGCATTGACGGCCGCGTGGTGTATTTCGCGCGGCTGGAATTTCCGTTTCGCAAAGTGCGGATGGAATTCGACCTGCTGGCCCAACGCTGA